A region of Geobacillus sp. 46C-IIa DNA encodes the following proteins:
- a CDS encoding oligopeptide/dipeptide ABC transporter ATP-binding protein, with protein sequence MYLGHAVELAPSRELYANPLHPYTKALLSAIPRPKPGARRERIRLEGDLPNPANPPKGCPFHTRCPVATERCKQERPEWKEAAPGHFVACHEVK encoded by the coding sequence GTCGAGCTCGCACCGTCGCGGGAATTGTACGCCAATCCGCTGCACCCGTATACAAAGGCGTTATTGTCCGCCATTCCGCGGCCGAAGCCGGGCGCTAGGCGGGAGCGTATCCGTCTTGAAGGCGACTTGCCGAACCCAGCCAATCCGCCGAAAGGCTGCCCGTTCCATACGCGCTGCCCGGTGGCGACCGAACGATGCAAACAAGAACGGCCGGAGTGGAAAGAAGCGGCTCCGGGTCATTTTGTTGCTTGCCATGAAGTGAAGTGA